One window of the Salvia splendens isolate huo1 chromosome 1, SspV2, whole genome shotgun sequence genome contains the following:
- the LOC121805439 gene encoding uncharacterized protein LOC121805439 — translation MGVREEGVQNVTESQKSMSHAMSNDEIDDPEWIDIMIELTKAAERAFILKNRNEFSTFTLIPEYDQTPEENENFNRKKDMEKEKLPEKKMANKAAREEKEKVLEKEVELSLNDEFEKIFFRNYLGDGVNPSMERIVKMSKTRHMTLP, via the exons ATGGgagtgagagaggaaggtgTGCAGAATGTTACAGAAAGTCAGAAATCAATGTCACATGCTATGAGCAATGACGAAATTGATGATCCTGAATGGATCGATATCATGATTGAACTGACTAAAGCTGCTGAGAGGGCATTTATTCTGAAAAATAGGAATGAGTTCTCTACCTTCACTCTCATACCCGAATATGACCAAACTCCTGAagagaatgaaaattttaatcggAAAAAGGATATGGAGAAGGAAAAACTTCCAGAGAAGAAAATGGCTAATAAAGCAGCTcgagaagagaaggaaaaagttcTAGAGAAAGAAGTTGAATTGTCTCTCAATGATGAATTTGAg AAAATTTTCTTCCGGAATTATCTTGGAGATGGAGTTAATCCATCAATGGAGAGAATTGTCAAAATGTCAAAAACCAGACACATGACTTTGCCATAG
- the LOC121747259 gene encoding transcription repressor OFP17-like: protein MDRFTELTSFSDAAPQHKAPHPSPLSTAAAKVEVDDRVEEACRSFEKYVVEMIVDERKVRDLGDVEELLHWWKELRSPVFLDLVCRFYRELCTDLFSNNHLET, encoded by the coding sequence ATGGACCGGTTTACGGAGCTCACGAGCTTCTCGGATGCTGCTCCGCAGCACAAAGCGCCGCATCCATCACCTCTGAGTACGGCTGCCGCGAAAGTGGAAGTGGATGATCGCGTGGAAGAAGCGTGTAGAAGCTTCGAGAAGTATGTGGTGGAGATGATCGTTGATGAGAGGAAAGTGAGAGATTTGGGTGACGTGGAGGAGTTGCTCCATTGGTGGAAGGAGCTTAGGTCGCCGGTTTTCCTTGATTTGGTGTGCCGCTTTTATAGGGAACTTTGCACGGATTTATTTTCCAATAATCATTTGGAAACCTAG